In the Ostrinia nubilalis chromosome 7, ilOstNubi1.1, whole genome shotgun sequence genome, one interval contains:
- the LOC135073193 gene encoding apoptosis inhibitor 5 yields the protein MSADNIEKLYQNYGILADAKDDISKHEKEYLEILSAVKGSDKEKRLASQFIAKFFHSFPNLAEQAIEAQFDLCEDDDVAIRKQAIKDLPVLCKDNKENTQRIADILAQLLQSEDTTEINVVTNSLLAIVKSDPKGALTGIFSQIHQSADTEVTNEIVRERCIKFLATKVKQLGREVINKEAEDLIIAECRKILEDVVAEEFEHIMELLTWSRLGKTPAGKKELVQLIAALAFAPEDWHPEDPEYVDRILQCTQHALPLFSPQVDSNQFINFFSEHVLSRWDDITTPEGTDPKLELLKMYAEITEHCGEVEKLQDKINTIYDILMKYLPEAPLENEENKAEKSEEESKKEETAAVPSLQFSHVECALYALHSLCRKAPDALSADAARLKALRLRLQYTARLTQGYIKKLKEVTQNKKGEDANSEENKLKVVALKTTSNINTLIRDIFRTPPSFKSKVQLSFQSKKAEKEEKQLSNSEVKEKQPHAGQKRHQPITFDNGEEKGSPEKRARSGDRNLKMYTPPSGKYSSRLNNTGRFSGPNPGRGRGGYGRRDFRNSGAPFRRRSNY from the exons atGTCGGCGGATAATATCGAAAAACTGTACCAAAACTATGGCATATTGGCCGACGCCAAGGATGACATTTCTAAG CATGAAAAGGAGTATTTGGAAATATTATCAGCTGTAAAGGGATCCGACAAGGAGAAGCGTCTCGCTTCTCAATTCATTGCGAAGTTCTTCCATAGTTTTCCTAACCTCGCCGAGCAAGCTATTGAGGCTCAATTTGATCTTTGTGAAGATGATGATGTTGCT ATTCGCAAGCAAGCTATCAAAGACTTGCCTGTACTTTGCAAAGACAATAAGGAGAATACACAACGGATTGCTGACATTCTGGCGCAACTTCTTCAGTCTGAGGATACCACCGAAATCAATGTTGTCACTAACTCATTGCTGGCAATTGTGAAGAGTGACCCTAAAGGAGCTTTAACGGGGATATTTTCTCAAATACATCAAAGCGCAGACACTGAAGTAACAAATGAAATCGTAAGGGAAAGATGCATCAAGTTCTTGGCCACCAAAGTCAAACAACTTGGGCGGGAAGTGATCAACAAAGAAGCAGAGGACCTTATTATTGCCGAATGCCGGAAAATATTAGAG GATGTTGTTGCTGAAGAATTTGAGCATATCATGGAGTTACTCACATGGTCCAGACTTGGCAAAACACCGGCAGGGAAGAAGGAGCTAGTACAACTAATTGCTGCTCTTGCGTTTGCCCCCGAAGATTGGCATCCGGAAGATCCTGAATATGTTGACAGGATCCTACAATGCACACAACATGCACTACCCTTATTTTCG CCCCAAGTGGATTCAAACCAATTCATCAACTTCTTTAGTGAACATGTCTTGTCAAGATGGGATGACATCACCACACCCGAAGGAACTGATCCAAAACTTGAACTACTGAAGATGTATGCTGAAATCACAGAACATTGTGGAGAGGTTGAGAAACTACAAGACAAGATTAACACCATCTATGATATCTTAATG AAATACTTGCCAGAAGCTCCTTTAGAAAATGAAGAAAACAAGGCAGAAAAATCAGAAGAGGAAAGCAAAAAAGAAGAGACTGCTGCCGTCCCATCACTGCAGTTCTCACACGTGGAGTGTGCCCTGTATGCACTCCACTCGTTGTGCCGGAAAGCGCCTGATGCATTGAGCGCTGATGCTGCTAGATTGAAGGCTCTGCGGTTACGTCTGCAGTACACAGCCCGCCTCACACAGGGCTACATAAAGAAACTCAAGGAAGTTACACAG aataaaaaAGGAGAAGATGCCAACTCAGAAGAAAACAAATTGAAGGTTGTTGCATTAAAAACAACATCAAACATCAATACACTCATCAGGGACATATTCCGAACTCCGCCTAGTTTCAAGAGCAAAGTACAGTTGTCGTTCCAGTCAAAGAAAGCTGAGAAAGAG GAAAAACAGCTGAGCAATTCAGAGGTCAAAGAAAAACAACCACATGCAGGCCAAAAGCGTCACCAACCAATCACATTTGATAATGGCGAGGAAAAGGGATCCCCCGAAAAACGCGCACGAAGTGGCGATAGAAACCTCAAAATGTACACCCCACCGTCTGGCAAATACAGTTCCAGGCTGAACAATACTGGACGGTTCTCTGGACCCAATCCCGGGAGGGGCAGGGGTGGATATGGGAGACGCGACTTTAGAAACAGTGGCGCCCCTTTCCGACGACGTAGCAATTATTAA
- the LOC135073590 gene encoding homeobox protein CDX-1 isoform X2, producing the protein MVNYVNPLAMYQGKSGQYGGGWYGWQHQNFEEQQWCAWNSAPAGGEWAPDPHHFPKREPGDREIADIPSPARGDLASPGEGSPGSRPAQPPAPPRSPYEWMKKPNYQTQPNPGKTRTKDKYRVVYSDHQRLELEKEFHYSRYITIRRKAELAASLGLSERQVKIWFQNRRAKERKQVKKREEVVMKEKGDHASLQHAQLHHATMLHHQQMMNGMMHHHHYHQGVLQGVPEPLVPGVPPVPLL; encoded by the exons ATGGTGAATTACGTTAATCCGCTCGCCATGTACCAAGGCAAGAGCGGGCAATACGGCGGCGGCTGGTACGGCTGGCAGCACCAGAACTTTGAGGAGCAGCAGTGGTGCGCGTGGAACAGCGCGCCGGCCGGCGGGGAGTGGGCGCCGGATCCGCACCACTTCCCTAAGAGAGAGCCGGGAGACCGGGAGATCGCGGATATTCCTTCCCCGGCGAGGGGAGACCTAGCCAGCCCAGGGGAAGGTTCTCCAGGCTCGAGGCCCGCGCAGCCGCCGGCACCGCCGCGCTCCCCGTATGAATGGATGAAGAAACCTAATTATCAGACACAACCTAATCCAG GCAAAACGCGCACAAAGGACAAGTACCGGGTAGTGTACAGCGACCACCAACGGTTGGAACTCGAGAAGGAGTTCCATTACAGCCGGTACATCACAATCCGGAGGAAGGCCGAACTGGCGGCCAGTCTGGGGCTCTCTGAACGACAG GTCAAAATATGGTTCCAAAACCGACGGGCTAAGGAACGTAAGCAGGTGAAAAAACGCGAGGAGGTCGTGATGAAGGAGAAAGGTGATCACGCGTCGCTGCAGCACGCTCAACTGCACCACGCCACGATGCTGCACCACCAGCAGATGATGAACGGTATGATGCACCACCACCACTACCACCAAGGGGTGCTTCAGGGTGTGCCAGAGCCACTGGTGCCAGGTGTACCACCGGTGCCCCTCCTGTGA
- the LOC135073590 gene encoding homeobox protein CDX-1 isoform X1 gives MVNYVNPLAMYQGKSGQYGGGWYGWQHQNFEEQQWCAWNSAPAGGEWAPDPHHFPKREPGDREIADIPSPARGDLASPGEGSPGSRPAQPPAPPRSPYEWMKKPNYQTQPNPAFSFGTGKTRTKDKYRVVYSDHQRLELEKEFHYSRYITIRRKAELAASLGLSERQVKIWFQNRRAKERKQVKKREEVVMKEKGDHASLQHAQLHHATMLHHQQMMNGMMHHHHYHQGVLQGVPEPLVPGVPPVPLL, from the exons ATGGTGAATTACGTTAATCCGCTCGCCATGTACCAAGGCAAGAGCGGGCAATACGGCGGCGGCTGGTACGGCTGGCAGCACCAGAACTTTGAGGAGCAGCAGTGGTGCGCGTGGAACAGCGCGCCGGCCGGCGGGGAGTGGGCGCCGGATCCGCACCACTTCCCTAAGAGAGAGCCGGGAGACCGGGAGATCGCGGATATTCCTTCCCCGGCGAGGGGAGACCTAGCCAGCCCAGGGGAAGGTTCTCCAGGCTCGAGGCCCGCGCAGCCGCCGGCACCGCCGCGCTCCCCGTATGAATGGATGAAGAAACCTAATTATCAGACACAACCTAATCCAG ctttttcttTTGGCACAGGCAAAACGCGCACAAAGGACAAGTACCGGGTAGTGTACAGCGACCACCAACGGTTGGAACTCGAGAAGGAGTTCCATTACAGCCGGTACATCACAATCCGGAGGAAGGCCGAACTGGCGGCCAGTCTGGGGCTCTCTGAACGACAG GTCAAAATATGGTTCCAAAACCGACGGGCTAAGGAACGTAAGCAGGTGAAAAAACGCGAGGAGGTCGTGATGAAGGAGAAAGGTGATCACGCGTCGCTGCAGCACGCTCAACTGCACCACGCCACGATGCTGCACCACCAGCAGATGATGAACGGTATGATGCACCACCACCACTACCACCAAGGGGTGCTTCAGGGTGTGCCAGAGCCACTGGTGCCAGGTGTACCACCGGTGCCCCTCCTGTGA